In Pantoea agglomerans, the genomic stretch CTGGCGGGCCTGGTGCTGGCGGTGATTATTGTGCTCAACCGCCAGCGCAACCCCTGGCTGCGCGTCGCGTCGCTGGTTATCGCCATGGCGATCGGCTATCTCGCCGCCTGGCTGATGGATATGCTGCCGCAAACCGTCGCGTCGACCAGCCAGCCGCTGATGGCGGTGCCGACGCCGCTCTACTACGGCCTGGGCTTTGACTGGAACCTGCTGCTTCCGCTGATGCTGGTGTTTATGGTCACGTCACTGGAGACGATCGGCGATATTACCGCCACCTCGGACGTGTCAGAGCAGCCGGTCAGCGGCCCGCTCTATATGCAGCGCCTGAAAGGCGGCGTGCTGGCGAACGGGCTGAACTCCTTTGTCTCTGCGCTGTTCAATACCTTTCCCAACTCCTGCTTCGGCCAGAACAACGGCGTGATCCAGCTGACCGGCGTTGCCAGCCGCTACGTCGGCTTTGTGGTGGCGCTGATGCTGATCGTGCTGGGTCTGTTTCCGGCGGTAAGCGGTTTCGTGCAGCATATTCCGGAACCGGTGCTGGGCGGCGCGACCATCGTGATGTTCGGCACCATTGCCGCGTCCGGCGTGCGCATCGTGTCGCGCGAGCCGCTGAACCGCCGCGCGATTATGATTATCGCCCTGTCGCTGGCGGTCGGGCTGGGCGTATCGCAGCAGCCGCTGATCCTGCAGTTCGCGCCTGACTGGCTGAAGACCCTGCTCTCTTCCGGCATTGCCGCTGGCGGCATCACCGCCATCGTGCTCAACCTGATCTTCCCCCAGGAAAAGTAACCTCTCCGGCGGGCTGCGGCCCGCCTCTGCTATTTATTCGTATTTACATCCAGGCTGTTGAGCTACAACGGTAATTCAGGCATAACAAGCACTGACCGGAAAGATGGCGGGATGGATACAATGAAATTTCTTGGAAAATTTTTTCTTACGGTACTGTTACTGCTGGTGCTGAGCCTGGTGGTGATCTACGTTCTGTTGCAGACGCAATGGGGCGCAGGCTGGTTCAGCCGCTACGTTAGCGATAAAACCGCCTGGCATCTCTCCCTCAGCAAGATAGAGCATAACTTCTCCTCGCCCTCGCACATCATTCTCGACAACTTCAGCTTTGGCCACGACGGCCAGCCGGCCGCGGTGGTGGCGAAGCGCGTCGATCTCGGGCTCGCCCTGCTGCAGTTCAGCGACCCGCTGAATTTCGGCAGCATCGAGCTGCGCGACGGCGTGGTGAACCTGGCGAACCTGACGCCTGGCAACGCCCTGCCTTTCCAGGCGCGACGCCTGCAGCTGAACAATATGCGCATCGACAGTCTAGAGACGCCGCTGCCGCTGGCGGCCCAGCAGGTAAACGGCGGCATTATGCCGTGGATCCCTACGGCGAAGAGCATGCTCGGCAGCGACGCGCAGTTTCAGATGAGCGCCGGCACTATGACGCTCAACAAGGTGTCAGGCGCTAACGTGCTGATTCAGGGCAGCGTCACGAAGGGCCGTATGTTGTTCAGCAACGTCGGTGCCGATCTGGCGCGCGGTTCAATGACCGGCAGCGCCGAGCGCGACGCCCAGGGCAACTGGCTGATCCGCCAGCTTCGCCTCAACGATATTCGCCTGCAAACCGCCCAGAGCCTGGCGGATTTTCTGCGCCCGATTCAGGCGCTGCCTTCCGTCACCATTAACCGCCTCGATATGACCGACGCGCGCCTTCAGGGTCCAGACTGGGCGGTCACCGATCTCGATCTGACGCTGAAAAACCTTACGTGGCAGGGGGACGACTGGCGCAGCGACGACGGTTCCCTGTCGCTGAACGCCAGCAACTTTATCAACGGCCGCTTCGAGCTTAACGATCCGATCCTCAATCTCGATCTGTCGCCGCAGGGCATCGCGCTTACCCAGTTCAGCTCACGCTGGGTCAACGGCGTGATCCGCGCTGACGGCAGCTGGAGCCGCAGCGACAAGCGTCTGACGCTGAACAATCTGGCGGTCGCCGGACTGGAATATACCCTGCCGGAGAGCTGGCGCGATCGCTGGCAGGCGGCGCTGCCGGGCTGGCTCGACTCGCTGGAAGTGCGCCGCTTCACCTCCAGCCGCAACCTGATTATCGATATCAATCCGGCGTTTCCGTTTCAGATGACCTCGCTGGAGGGCAGCGGCGAAAATCTGCTGCTGGCGCGTCAGCATCAGTGGGGGATCTGGTCAGGCAAGCTGAGCCTTAATGCCGCCGAAGCAACCTTTAACCGCGCCGACCTGCGTCACCCGTCGCTGTCGCTTATCGCCGATGATCGGCAGATTCAGATCACGGAGATGAGCGCCTTTAGCGGCAACGGGCTTCTGGAGGGATCGGCCAGCGTCGGCCAGCAGCCGGATCGCCCGGTGGCGCTGACGCTGAAAGGCCAGGCGGTGCCTGCCAGCGTGCTGCAAAACTGGGGCTGGCCTGCGCTGCCGGCGAGCGGTCCCAGCAATTTCCAGCTTCAGCTCAACGCTTCGCTGAAGGCGGGCACGCCGCTGAGCGCCTCGGCGAACGGCTCGCTCTCGCTGCGCACCGATACGCAGCAGGTTCAGCAGCAGATGCAGGCGGGCGAAGTGAAATAAAGGACCTCTCAGGGCCGATGATTCGGCCCTGAGGGTTTAGTTGATGCGCGCGCCGGAACCGCCCTCTTCCAGCGGTTCGTCGGGATCGGCAGGCAGTACGATATAGACCCCTTCAAACACCGCCCCCGGCTCTTCATTGCCAAACAGCTCGACCTCAAGACGCACGCGCGCTTTTCGGCCACGCGCCAGCCGATCCAGATCGCCGCTCATCGAGCCGATATCGGCAATTGCACCCGGACGTCCGGCGATCGGTTTGCTGTAGCGAATATGGGCGTCCGCGAGAATGATGGTGCCGCCAAGGTGGCGCTCGCGCAGCAGCAGCCAGATCAATCCCCAGCCGGTGAGCGTCGCCAGCGAGAAGAGGCTGCCAGCGAACAGCGTGTGGTGCGGGTTCTGGTTGCCGGTTTCCGGCATGGTGGTGATAAATTTCTGCCCGGTAAACTGCAAAATGCGCACGCCCATCTTCTCGCTGAGCGGGATATTGTCATACCAGGCCTGCTGCAGCTGCCCGCACCAGTCGGCGCGGTGCAGAATATCGTCCAGCGTGACCACCGGCTTAATCATCAGGAAGTGGCGCACCGGCGTAGTCTGCGGCGCGGTGATCTCTCCCTGATTGAGATAGCCCAGCTTGGCGAAGAACTCGACCGCGTCTTCCCGCGCGGCGCAGGTCACGCGCTTCACGCCCTCCTGCCGCGCCACCGATTCCAGCGTCATCGCCACCAGCGTGCCCAGCCCTTTGCCCTGAACCGACGGATGGACGGCGAGGAAGCGAATCGACGCTTCATTGTCGGCGTTGATATAGAGACGTCCGGCGGCCACCGGCTGGCCATGCTCGTCCACCACCATCTGATGATGCGCCAGCGCGTCCCAGCCGTCCCGCTCCGAGCCCTGCGGCTGGCGCAGCGGCTTGCGTAGCATTTCCCAGCGGAACTGGTAGTACATATCCAGCTCTTCCGCAGTTTGCGGTACCCGAAGATGATACATAAAGTGGTTCTCTCGTTCAGAGCTTGCGTGGCCGATCCCGTGCCGCTCGGCTGCCAGACTCACACCTGCAACCAGAAGGTCACAGGACCATCGTTGACCAGCGCGACCTGCATATCGGCGGCGAAGCGTCCGTTGGCGGTGGTTACGCCCTGGCGACGGCAGCAGTCGCTGAAATATTCATACAGGCGGTTCGCCTCGGCGGGCGCCGCGCCGCCGGAAAAAGAGGGGCGCATCCCTTTTTGCGTATCCGCCGCCAGCGTAAACTGCGACACCACCAGCACGCTGCCGCCCGCCTGCTGGACGTTCAGGTTCATTTTTCCCTGCTCGTCGCTGAAAATACGGTAGCCCAGCACCTTCTCCGCCAGGCGCTCGGCGCGCTTTTCGTCATCCCCTTTTTCTACTCCCAGCAGAACCAGCAAGCCAGAGCCAATTTCACCCACCACCGCGCGATCCACGCTGACGCTGGCATTAAGCACTCGTTGAATCAACGCAATCATGCAACCTCTCGTTCTTTTTCGCTTTCCTGCTGTTTTAAGTGGCGATAGTCGCCCAGCGTCGCGGTGATTTCCGCGCCTAACAACACAATACACCAGGTCCAGTAGACCCAGAGAAACAGGATAGGAATAACCGCCAGCACGCCATAAATCAGCTGGTATGAAGGAAACATCGTAACATAGAGAGCAAAGCCTTTTTTACCCAGCTCGAACAGCGCGCCCGCCACCAGCGCGCCGATCAGGGCGTCGCGCGACGGCACGCTGCGCGTCGGCACTATGCTGTAAAGGAGCCAGAACGCGAACCAGGAGAGCAGCAGCGGAAAGACGCGCAGCACCTGATCGATAATGCCGTAAACGCCGCTGGCGCTTATCCAGCGCAGCGACAGCAGATAAGAGCTGATCGCCAGGCTGGCACCGGCCAGCAGCGGCCCCAGCGTCAGGATCATCCAGTAGACGGCGAAAGAGTAAACCAGCGGCCGCTTTTTATGGCTGCGCCAGATGGTGTTGAGCGCGGTATCAACCGAATGCATCAACAGCAGCGCGGTAACGATCAGTCCTATCGCCCCCAGCGCCGTCATGCGGTGCACGTTGGCGACGAACTGATCCAGATAGCGCTCCACGACGTTGCCGGTCGCCGGCACGAAATTGGTAAAGATAAAGTTTTTCAGCTGAACGCTGACTTCTGAAAAGACCGGAAACGCAGAGAACAGCGCGAACACCACGGCGATCAGCGGCACCAGCGCCAGCAACGAAACAAAGGCCAGGTTACCGGCCTGCGTCGTCATATTGTCGTCGTCGATGCGTTTCCACAGCAGCCTGATCCACAGCCAGAGCGCGTGGCAGGTCGAAATAACAGGGCGCGACCTCATCATTCAGCGGTGGCTTGCCAGCCAGGTCGGCACGGTTTTGCTGTCGGTCACCAGTACGCTTCTGATGCCCAGCGCCTCAGCACCGGCAATATTATCGGCGTTGTCGTCAAAGAAAACCGCCTGGTCGGCGCGGTAGCCCTCTTGCTGCAGCACATGTTCAAAGATGCGCGGCTCAGGCTTGCGCATGCCCAGCTCTTGCGAGAGATAGATGGCGTCTGCCGCGGCGCGCACTTCCGGATACTGCGTCGGCCAGAACTCCGTATGCAACTTATTGGTGTTGGAGAGGATTACCACGCGATGCCCGTCGGCGCGCAGCTGGTTCATCAGCGCCAGCGTATCGGCGCGTGCGCCCATAAATACCGCCTGCCAGCCCGCCACAAACTGTTCGTAGCTCAGCGCGATGTCGAGTCGCTCGCACAGCTCCGCAGCGAAATGTTCGTCGCTGATTTCGCCGCGCTCGTGCTGCTCAAACGCCTCGTCCATCTGAAAGCGACTCTGCAACATCGCCAGCGGTACGCGGCCGAGGTCACTCCAGACGCCCAGTACGCGGTTAAAATCGATATCAACAATCACATTGCCTAAATCAAAAATGTACAACATGTCGTTACTCCTCTGGTTCCCTGGATCATTCACTCTAGCGGCAAAACCAGGGGCTGAACAGGTAACAGGCAGGAGAAAAATCCGTTATGGAAGATGACGCATAGGGGTTTAGCGCGCGCAGGCGGCAGGCTGGGCTGTTACGGCGGGATAGCGCGAATCAGAATGGCGGCAGAAATAAAAAAGCCCCGCTGAACGGGGCTTTTTATCAGAGCAAAACGTCTTACTCTTTCGGACCACGCGACGCGCGTTTGCGGTCGTTTTCGGTCAGGTGACGCTTACGGATACGGACCGACTGCGGCGTAACTTCAACCAGCTCGTCGTCATCGATGAATTCGATGGCCTGCTCAAGGGTCATCTTCACCGGCGGCACCAGCGTCGTCGCTTCATCCGTACCGGAAGCACGCATGTTGGTCAGCTTCTTACCGGTCAGGCAGTTAACGGTCAGGTCGTTGGAGCGGCTGTGAATACCGATGATCTGGCCTTCATAGACTTCCGCACCGTGGCCCAGGAAGAGCTTGCCGCGATCCTGCAGACCGAACAGGGCGAAGGCAACCGCTTTACCCTGGCCGTTAGAGATCAGCACGCCGTTCTGACGCTGGCCCACTTCGCCCGGACGGATGTCGTCGTAGTGGCTGAAGGTGGAATAGAGCAGACCGGTACCTGAAGTCATGGTCATGAATTCGTTACGGAAGCCGATCAGACCACGGCTCGGGATAACGTAGTCAAGACGTACGCGGCCTTTGCCATCTGGATCCATGTTTTTCAGATCGCCTTTACGCTCGCCCATGGCTTGCATAACCGCGCCCTGGTTGTTCTCTTCGATATCCAGCGTAACGTTCTCGAACGGCTCTTGTTTACGGCCGTCGATTTCACGGAAGATAACTTTCGGACGAGATACCGCCAGCTCGAAGCCTTCGCGACGCATGTTTTCGATCAGCACCGACAGGTGCAGTTCGCCACGGCCCGATACGCGGAACGCGTCTGCGTCTTCGGTTTCTTCAACGCGCAGCGCAACGTTGTGCACCAGCTCTTTGTTCAGGCGCTCAAGGATCTGACGTGAGGTCACATACTTGCCTTCCTGACCGCAGAACGGCGAGGTGTTAACGTTGAAGAACATGGTCACGGTCGGTTCGTCGACGCTCAGCGCCGGCAGCGCCTCTACGTTCTGCGGGTCGCAGATGGTATCGGAGATATTCAGCTCGCCCAGACCGGTGATCGCAACGATGTCGCCCGCTTCCGCCAGGTCGGTATCGATACGCTCCAGGCCCAGGTGGCCCAGCACTTTACCGACTTTACCGTTGCGCGTTTTGCCTTCGCTGTCGATAACGGTAACCTGCTGGTTCGGCTTGATTTTGCCGCGCTTGATGCGGCCGATGCCGATCACGCCCAGATAGTTGTTGTAGTCCAGCTGCGAAATCTGCATCTGCAGCGGCGCGTCAACTTCAACCTGCGGCGGAGAAACGTGCTCAACGATCGCCTGGTACAGCGGGGTCATATCTTCAGCCATGTCGGTGTGATCCAGACCGGCGATGCCCTGCAGCGCAGACGCGTAAATAATTGGGAAATCAAGCTGCTCGTCGGTAGCGTCCAGGTTGACGAACAGGTCGAACACCTGGTCTACAACCCAGTCAGGACGCGCGCCCGGACGGTCAATCTTGTTGATAACAACAATCGGCTTCAAACCATGGGCAAAGGCTTTTTTGGTCACGAAGCGAGTTTGCGGCATAGGGCCATCCATCGCATCGACAACCAGCAGCACCGAATCAACCATGGACATGACGCGCTCTACCTCGCCACCAAAGTCGGCGTGTCCCGGGGTATCAACGATGTTGATACGGTAGTCATTCCATTTGATAGCGGTGTTTTTAGCGAGGATGGTAATTCCACGCTCTTTCTCCAAATCGTTGGAGTCCATCACACGCTCAGTCGCTTCGGTACGCGCGTCAAAGGTACCGGACTGTTGCAGCAGCTTATCAACCAGGGTGGTCTTACCATGGTCTACGTGCGCGATGATGGCGATGTTACGCAAATTTTCGATCACAACTTTGCCTCAGGCATTAGAAATAGCGCGCTATTGTACACGGATTAAGCGGGATACTGAACACGATCACACTTTTCACCTGAAGTTTATTGCAATGGCGGAAATTTGCGCTGGATGCGGTGCAGTTAATGCACTAAGTTGGGGGTTTGCACTCTTTTGGTGCTTATGAAATGCACTGAAGCACGTTTTTGGTGCAAAGTTACCAGCCTGGTGCAGCGCGCTGGCAACAAAAGGGTGCGCGCAGGCGGGATTTAGCCTTGTTAAAGAAAGTTGGCACAGAATTCGCTTTATCTCTTTCAAGCGAAAACAGCAGTTGCACGACAGTTGCAGAGCTTGCCGAGATCGGTTGGTTGGGAATGGCGGTCAGACACAGTAGGTTCAGACGACGCAGCCACTCGCCACGATGATAATGACCCTTTCCAGGAGAGTTGAGTATGTCCGCTGAACACGTTCTCTCGATGATGAACGAGCATGAAGTTAAGTTTGTTGACCTGCGTTTTACCGATACCAAAGGTAAAGAACAGCACGTTACTATCCCTGCTCACCAGGTTAACGCTGACTTCTTCGAAGAAGGCAAAATGTTTGACGGCTCCTCTATCGGCGGCTGGAAAGGCATTAACGAATCAGACATGGTGCTGATGCCGGACGCGACGACCGCCGTTCTGGATCCGTTCTTCGAAGACCCGACGCTGATCATCCGTTGTGACATCCTCGAGCCGGGCACCATGCAGGGCTACGATCGCGACCCGCGCTCCATCGCCAAACGCGCTGAAGAGTATCTGCGCGCGTCCGGCATCGCCGACACCGTGCTGTTTGGGCCAGAGCCGGAATTCTTCCTGTTCGACGACATTCGTTTCGGTTCCTCTACCTCCGGCTCGCACGTTGCTATCGACGATATCGAAGCGGCCTGGAACACCGGTAAAGAGTACGAAGGCGGCAACAAAGGCCACCGTCCGGGCCTGAAAGGCGGCTATTTCCCGGTTCCGCCGGTAGACTCCTCGCAGGACATCCGTTCTGCTATGTGTCT encodes the following:
- a CDS encoding AsmA family protein; protein product: MKFLGKFFLTVLLLLVLSLVVIYVLLQTQWGAGWFSRYVSDKTAWHLSLSKIEHNFSSPSHIILDNFSFGHDGQPAAVVAKRVDLGLALLQFSDPLNFGSIELRDGVVNLANLTPGNALPFQARRLQLNNMRIDSLETPLPLAAQQVNGGIMPWIPTAKSMLGSDAQFQMSAGTMTLNKVSGANVLIQGSVTKGRMLFSNVGADLARGSMTGSAERDAQGNWLIRQLRLNDIRLQTAQSLADFLRPIQALPSVTINRLDMTDARLQGPDWAVTDLDLTLKNLTWQGDDWRSDDGSLSLNASNFINGRFELNDPILNLDLSPQGIALTQFSSRWVNGVIRADGSWSRSDKRLTLNNLAVAGLEYTLPESWRDRWQAALPGWLDSLEVRRFTSSRNLIIDINPAFPFQMTSLEGSGENLLLARQHQWGIWSGKLSLNAAEATFNRADLRHPSLSLIADDRQIQITEMSAFSGNGLLEGSASVGQQPDRPVALTLKGQAVPASVLQNWGWPALPASGPSNFQLQLNASLKAGTPLSASANGSLSLRTDTQQVQQQMQAGEVK
- the dtd gene encoding D-aminoacyl-tRNA deacylase, producing MIALIQRVLNASVSVDRAVVGEIGSGLLVLLGVEKGDDEKRAERLAEKVLGYRIFSDEQGKMNLNVQQAGGSVLVVSQFTLAADTQKGMRPSFSGGAAPAEANRLYEYFSDCCRRQGVTTANGRFAADMQVALVNDGPVTFWLQV
- the typA gene encoding ribosome-dependent GTPase TypA, with amino-acid sequence MIENLRNIAIIAHVDHGKTTLVDKLLQQSGTFDARTEATERVMDSNDLEKERGITILAKNTAIKWNDYRINIVDTPGHADFGGEVERVMSMVDSVLLVVDAMDGPMPQTRFVTKKAFAHGLKPIVVINKIDRPGARPDWVVDQVFDLFVNLDATDEQLDFPIIYASALQGIAGLDHTDMAEDMTPLYQAIVEHVSPPQVEVDAPLQMQISQLDYNNYLGVIGIGRIKRGKIKPNQQVTVIDSEGKTRNGKVGKVLGHLGLERIDTDLAEAGDIVAITGLGELNISDTICDPQNVEALPALSVDEPTVTMFFNVNTSPFCGQEGKYVTSRQILERLNKELVHNVALRVEETEDADAFRVSGRGELHLSVLIENMRREGFELAVSRPKVIFREIDGRKQEPFENVTLDIEENNQGAVMQAMGERKGDLKNMDPDGKGRVRLDYVIPSRGLIGFRNEFMTMTSGTGLLYSTFSHYDDIRPGEVGQRQNGVLISNGQGKAVAFALFGLQDRGKLFLGHGAEVYEGQIIGIHSRSNDLTVNCLTGKKLTNMRASGTDEATTLVPPVKMTLEQAIEFIDDDELVEVTPQSVRIRKRHLTENDRKRASRGPKE
- a CDS encoding nucleobase:cation symporter-2 family protein; this encodes MSVNQPDATLHQPTTPRQSELIYRLDDRPPLPQTLFAAGQHLLAMFVAVITPALLICQALGLPAQDTQHIISMSLFASGVASVLQIKTWGPVGSGLLSIQGTSFNFVTPLIMGGMALKNGGADVPTMMAALFGTLMVASCTEMLLSRVLHLARRIITPLVSGIVVMIIGLSLIQVGLTSIGGGFAAMNDHSFGAPKNLLLAGLVLAVIIVLNRQRNPWLRVASLVIAMAIGYLAAWLMDMLPQTVASTSQPLMAVPTPLYYGLGFDWNLLLPLMLVFMVTSLETIGDITATSDVSEQPVSGPLYMQRLKGGVLANGLNSFVSALFNTFPNSCFGQNNGVIQLTGVASRYVGFVVALMLIVLGLFPAVSGFVQHIPEPVLGGATIVMFGTIAASGVRIVSREPLNRRAIMIIALSLAVGLGVSQQPLILQFAPDWLKTLLSSGIAAGGITAIVLNLIFPQEK
- the fabY gene encoding fatty acid biosynthesis protein FabY yields the protein MYHLRVPQTAEELDMYYQFRWEMLRKPLRQPQGSERDGWDALAHHQMVVDEHGQPVAAGRLYINADNEASIRFLAVHPSVQGKGLGTLVAMTLESVARQEGVKRVTCAAREDAVEFFAKLGYLNQGEITAPQTTPVRHFLMIKPVVTLDDILHRADWCGQLQQAWYDNIPLSEKMGVRILQFTGQKFITTMPETGNQNPHHTLFAGSLFSLATLTGWGLIWLLLRERHLGGTIILADAHIRYSKPIAGRPGAIADIGSMSGDLDRLARGRKARVRLEVELFGNEEPGAVFEGVYIVLPADPDEPLEEGGSGARIN
- the yihX gene encoding glucose-1-phosphatase, with protein sequence MLYIFDLGNVIVDIDFNRVLGVWSDLGRVPLAMLQSRFQMDEAFEQHERGEISDEHFAAELCERLDIALSYEQFVAGWQAVFMGARADTLALMNQLRADGHRVVILSNTNKLHTEFWPTQYPEVRAAADAIYLSQELGMRKPEPRIFEHVLQQEGYRADQAVFFDDNADNIAGAEALGIRSVLVTDSKTVPTWLASHR
- a CDS encoding virulence factor BrkB family protein; protein product: MRSRPVISTCHALWLWIRLLWKRIDDDNMTTQAGNLAFVSLLALVPLIAVVFALFSAFPVFSEVSVQLKNFIFTNFVPATGNVVERYLDQFVANVHRMTALGAIGLIVTALLLMHSVDTALNTIWRSHKKRPLVYSFAVYWMILTLGPLLAGASLAISSYLLSLRWISASGVYGIIDQVLRVFPLLLSWFAFWLLYSIVPTRSVPSRDALIGALVAGALFELGKKGFALYVTMFPSYQLIYGVLAVIPILFLWVYWTWCIVLLGAEITATLGDYRHLKQQESEKEREVA